TGTTCTAGTAATGGCTAGTTGCCAAAGCCTACATCTGCCCCTTTTCTGCTTTACAGGCTGCCTGCAGGGCCGCTGGGCATCTGTTCTACTGAGGTTGAGTTGCTTGGTGTCTCTAGCTGGTTCTGTGTACCTGGCCTGGATCCTGTTCTTCGTGCTCTATGATTTCTGCATCGTTTGCATCACTACTTATGCCATCAATGTGGGCCTGACAGTGCTCAGTTTCCGGGAGGTCCAGGGACCCCAGGGCAAGGTCAAGGGGCACTGAGCCCTCACCCCAAGCCAGAGTGACCTTTGCCCAAGAAGGCCACGTCTGGGTCCTTGGAAGAGTCTGCACGTTGCCCCTGCCATACTCCGACACAGGACAATGGACCAAACATGCCACAGTTTGCTACCTTAGTGCCTCTGTTTCTGTTCCCAAAGCTGATTTCCAAAGCTCCTGCTGTTGCTCCAGGAGGGAAGTTTCGGAGCAATAAAATTTCTTAAGTAAATTGGCCAAATCTGAGCCATCTGTCTGCCAGGGACCTTAGTATTGGGCTTCCCCTGATCTTTCCTCCTCTGGGACTGGAAGATATGAGTCAGAGGGAGAGTGGAGGGCCTGCCTGGGAAGGGTGATTAGTCCCTTCTCCAGTATGTGGAGTCAGCAAAACCTGGGGTGCcatcagcccccacccccaggaaacAGGCTGGCAGCTTGTGCCTGCTACCCACAGAAGCCAGACCTCATCTTCTTGGGCAGCCAGGTATGTGCTTGCAAGGGTGAGCTGACTTTCTGGTTCTGTGCAGACATGCCTGGAAGTTCTTCCTGTAGTCTAACCTTAACCCCTCCAGCTCCCTTATCTACCACTAGAAGCCAGTCTTGATAGCCCTGGAAGGACAAGGACaggctgtgtttttgttttgtttttcctaatgTATACTAAGTACTTATCCACATGCAAAGCACTAAGAACATGACATCTGTCAACTCATTTAATCCCTATAGCAATTGtatgaagtaggtattattacagtcatcccttggtatccatgggAGATTGGTTCCAAGACCCACCCCACTTCCCAAACCAAAATCCAAGGGTGCTCAATTTCCTTATATTAAATGgcgtagggaattccctggctgtctagTGTTTAGGACTCCACCCCTTCACTGCTGTGGGgcagggttcaatctctagtcagGAAACTAACTAAGATCCAACAAGCCATACAgtacaccaaaaaaataaattaaatggtgTAATATTTGCACATAACATATACACATCTTTCCATATACTTTAAGATATACTTTTaagtcatctctagattacttataacaTCTAatataaatagttgtaaatacaatgtaaatgctaggTAACTAGTTACTAGCAAGCAGTGAACTCAAGTTCTGTTTTTTGGaacttttctggattttttttttttttttgatttgcagtcagtTGACTCTGCAGATGTGGAATCTGTGGATACAGAGAGCTGACTGTATGTCTTGAGGAGGAGACTTGAAGTTCAGAGAGGCTAATtagcctaagatcacacagctagtttgGGGGAGGGGTTAGGAAGCCCCCAGGGCCATATAGCTCCAGTGTCTGTGTTCTTAACCCAAGCCACAGCTGCCTCTTGAGTTGGGGTCATGGTTCCTGAAGAATCTGGGCTGGTCTGAGttagaagtcagaaagagaaaaaggatgcaccctgagtattcttgcctcctgattgagttttccaaaatccaaggatgctcaagcCCCTTAAATgttgtagggaattccctggtggtccagtggttaggatgccacACCTTCACTGCCAtaggcaagggtttgatccctggctggagagctaagatcccacaagctgcacaatgcagccaaaaaataaaaataaaatggtgggGGAGGTGGACCCCACATAACCCTGTTTCCCAGGAAGGTGGCAGAAAAGCATTGAGATTTGCTAGCTTCAGCCAGCAAGAAGCAGAGAGTCTGACCTCTTGACACCCAGACCGGCACATACTGCCTCTGAAGCAAGATGGGAGAAGGTATGTGAAACCCACTTGGACCCTGGCCTGGGAGAGAGGTGCGAAAGGCCTGCCAACCGTGCTCTTCACCTGTACCAGGTTCCCTGCTGGTAGCAAGTTGACTCTGACAGGCTGCGGTAAAGGCATTTTTTCGTCAGCTCTGAGCTTTTCAGACAGGGCATGAGGAGCTAACTGTCCAAAGTCATTCACGTGTTAGGGGGATCTGGGATGTGAACCAAGGCAGCGAGGACACGgctcaggcccagggagagatgcTGAAtagcccagggtcacacagccacaGCCCCAGAGCTAGAAACTACTGgccctcttccagcccagcaaaAGCAGTGACACCTGACTCCTAGCAaattgggggtggggcagaggtggAGCTAGGGAGACCCAGGTGGCCTCTCTTGCGAACCAGCGCACAGGCAGCAGATTGACCTGGGGCAGCATGAAGCAGAGCTGGAGACTGAAGCTGTTCATCCTGGGAGCCGTGGTCCTCACAGAGGGTGAGTCACCCGGGTTTGGGTCGGGGGGTGATGGTTTGGGGGCTGTCCTCTGCTGGAGCAGCCCCTGAAGCTGGGTGTGTGGGAGGGAGCCTGCCTGGGGGGGTGACAGTCAGCCTGTGGCAAGGTAACTGTGTCcgtgtgtgttggtggggggaGGTGTATGTGGCCGCCTGTGTCCAAACGGGTGTGATTTCCTTGGTCTGGATTATAATCTGTGTCTGCAGGAACTGTCATTATGCCTGTGTGTGTACCCTGTGCCCTCGTTGGCCTCTCTCCTTCCACAATGGCTTTAGGCAAGTTCTGGGGCCCTTTGGTCCCAGTCTCCCCTTCTTTACGTACGTCCCATCTCTCCCATGTTCaatgggtgtgtttgtgtgtgtctgtgatggGAAAGACGCAGGGCAGGGAACCCTTTGATAGAGTCTCTTTCTAAAAAGATGGGGGAGGCCGAGTAGTCAGAAGAGGGATGGGGTGAGTCTCAACTCTTGATGCCCTCCCCAACTTGGACATGACGCAGGCCTCTAATCCTTCCTCTTAGGCCTCCACAGCCCAGGGCACAATTAAGCTAATGCTCTCCACAGGCACAGGCTGCTCCCTGACTCAGCGGTGGGGGCAGAAGTTGGGGGTTCTGAAGCCTGGAGGAAGGTTGGCCTGGTCCCAAGCTGAACCCCAGGTCCTGCCACTCAATGCCCAGGAGTGCTGAGCACAGCTGAGAGAGGAGAATTAATGACTGAGTGTACACTCTGAATAGCTTCCAATAAAAGCTGTTTTTTGACctcatataaatattttcattctggGAGGGGCCAGTGAAGTAGCCACAGACAGAGTCATAGCAAGGACCCAGGCCAGTCCCCCCCCAAACCTGTCCCCTCCACCAAGTCTGGGCTGGGCAGGTCCCCTCTCCAAGGCTCACCTGCGTCTCTCTCTTCCCAGGTCTTCAAGCAGCTCAGCGTGGTAAGTTCTGGGGCTGTGGGGCCTGGGCCTTACTTGGGTCTGGGTCGTGCTGAGGGTGAGGGCAGGCCAGGGCCCTGCTGTCAGCCTGATTCCTGCCTCTCCACAGCATGCGGGCAGCGAGGCCCTGGTCCCCCTGAGCCTCAGGAGGGCAACACAGTGCCTGGCGAGTGGCCGTGGCAGGCCAGCGTGAGGAGGCAGGGCATCCACATCTGCAGTGGGTCCCTGGTGGCGGACATCTGGGTCCTCACTGCGGCCCACTGCTTTGAAAAGTGAGTCATGTCTGCAGTCAAAAGATTTCTGGCTTTGGGGTGGGTGATTTGTGCCCAAGCCCTGCAAGACTGAGCCCTGCCCCTAGAGTAACAACCGTTTATTTAGAACGTGCCACATGCCGGGAACACACTATCAAGTTAATGTCAAACTTTCGTGGTAGAAGTCTTACAAATCTGACAGCTGAGGTTGGGAGAAGGATGGCCCTTGTTCAAAGCCACAGTTTTGTCCATCTGTCACCTCCTTGGGCTATCTCCTATGGTGTCACTGTCTCTGTTGGCACTCAGTGTTTGGGTCTTGCCCCCTCTCCCCCTTCCAGGGAGGCAATGACAGAACTGAACTCCTGGTCAGTTGTCCTGGGTTCTCTGCAGCATGAAGGTCTGAGCCCAGGGGCTGAGGAGGTGGGGGTAACGGCTCTGCAGCTGCCCAGGGCCTACAACCACTACAGCCAGGGCTCAGACCTGGCCCTCCTCCGACTCGCCCACCCCATAGCCCACACACCCCTCTGCTTGCCCCGACCTGCCCATCGCTTCCCCTTTGGGACTTCCTGCTGGGCCACCGGCTGGTATCAGGACACCAATGATGGTAAGTGCTggcctgaagcccagagaggtacttggcttgcccaaggtcacacaacctCAGCTGCTAACTGTTCCCATTCCCAGTCTCCCTTGCTCCTCTGGGCCCAGACTtcggccccaaccccctctcttTTGCCAGCTCCCAGGACCCTACGGAATCTGCGCCTGCGTCTAATCAGCCGCCCCACGTGTAACTGTCTCTACAACCGCCTGCACCAGCGGTCACTGGCCAGTCCGGCCCGGCCTGGGATGCTGTGTGGGGGTCCCCAGCCTGGGATGCAGGGGCCCTGTCAGGTCtgaggaggaggacaggggaAGGGAACAGAAGGGAAGGGGGCCTGCCATAGGCCAGACACTCAATCCACAGGGATGGATGGAAGGGCGGCCCATGGAGGGTGTCCACCCAGGGCTGGGGCTCAGATGTCTGTCTCTGACAACACTGCCTGCTCCAGGGAGATTCCGGCGGTCCTGTGCTGTGCCGTGAACCTGATGGACACTGGGTTCAAGCAGGGATCATCAGTTTTGCATCAAGCTGTGCCCGGGAAGACACTCCTGTCCTGCTGACTGATATGGCTGCTCACAGCTCCTGGCTGCAGGCTCGAGCTCAGGGGGCAGCCTTCCTAACCCAGAACCCAGAGACCCCGGAGATTAGTGACGAGGACAGCTGTGTAGGTATGAGCAGTGGGTGTCAGGAGTGGGATGCGGGGGAACCTCACCTTGGGCTGCATGAGGACTTCTAGGGAGGTGGGAGCCACAGTGGAATAAATTTCAGTTCAGAATAGAAAACTGATTAATGAGGCATCCACACACTGCCACGGGCTAACAAGGGGACTTAAGGGACCCTTTCAGACCAGGATGGGAACAGCTCCATTTATGGCTGAGAGACACAAACACTTCAGAACTTTATGCATTTGGGTTCAGGTAAGAAGAGGAATTTCTGGTACCTGGCTGAAAGTCTTTGGGGTAAGATGCAAATTTTCAAGCAGGGACGCCACAAGATTGGAGAGGGCAGGGTTCCCACTCAGTGGGGCGTAAATTCTGGCGTTAAGTGACTAACATGCAAATGACATGCAAAATAGTTCCTGGGAGGAAGCTCTATCTTGATGGTAAGAGAAGCATCAGTGAGCCAGGAGTTCTGGGGCCATTCCAAGCCCAGAGGGGTGCAGACAGGCGGGGTAGAGGAATGAGCGGGCCACTCCCATGATGCTGGACCATCAGGGTTAAAAGCTTAGGCCCTGCGTTTTGAATCCCAAGTTGGCTACTTGCCTGTGGTTACTGAGCTAGAAAGTTACTGAACCTCTGGAATGTTGGTTACTGTTGGtaatgaaaataacaaagattCAGCTTAAAAGGATAATGTGAGGATATTCGACAGCACACGGGAAACTCTTAGCgcaggcctggcatgcagtgAGCATTTAGAGGGCAGATGATGTAATGCATCTGTTTCAGCCTGTGGATCTCTGAGGAGAGAAGGCCCTCAGGCAGGAGCACCCTCCCCATGGCCCTGGAACGCCAGGCTGAAGCACCAAGGGAAGCTGGCTTGTGGCGGAGCCCTGGTGTCAGAGGAGGTGGTGCTGACTGCTGCCCATTGCTTCATTGGGTGAGCCCTGACTCCCTCGCCCTTGTGCCCCAACTTCTGATGGTGGCCCTGCCACCCAGTGCTGTCAATGCCGTCCTTGCACAGGCGCCAGACCCCAGAGGAATGGACGGTAGGCCTGGGGGTCGGACCAGAGGAGTCGGGCCTGAAGCAAGTCATCCTGCATGGGGCATATACTCACCCGGAGGGGGGCTATGACGTGGCCCTCCTGCTGTTGGCCCAGCCTGTAACCCTGGGCCCCAGCCTGCGGCCCCTCTGCCTGCCCTACTCGGACCACCGTCTGCCTGATGGGGAACGTGGCTGGGTCCTGGGGCTGGCCCGCCAAGGAGCAGGTATGTGGACAGGAGAGGGAGCCCAGCAGCTGGGCATGCAGCCTGGAGGCTGAGGTAGCAGCTGGGTCTTCTCCCACACCCTGCAGACACTGGCTCCCCTCAGACAGTGCCTGTGACCCTCCTGGGGCCCAGGGCCTGTAGCCGCCTACACGCAGCCCTTGGGAGCATTCTGCCAGGGATGGTGTGTACCAGTGTTGTGGGCGAGCCACCCAGCTGTGAGGTGAGCCCCACTCCCCCTAATGTCACCCCACAGACCCCTCGCCCTCCCACTCACAGCCTGACCTCTCACCTGTAACTCAGCCTTTCTGCCAACTGGCTCCCAAAGAGCCAGACCCCTCCAGCCCCGGCCCCTCCTGCCCCATGCAGCTGCCTAGGGAGAAGAGGAGGTCAAAAAGCAGTGTCCCCTGACCTGACCCCTTTCAGGGCCTGTCGGGGGCACCGCTGGTGCACGAAGTGAGGGGCACATGGTTCCTGGCTGGACTGCACAGCTTCGGAGATGCCTGCCAAGGCCCCGCAAGACCTGCTGTCTTTGCGGCACTCCCCACCTATGAGAACTGGGTCAGCAGTTTGGACTGGCAGGTCTACTTTGCTGAGGAGCCTGAGCCCGAGCCCGAGCCCGGAAGCTGCGCAGCTAACATGAGTACGTGGCCCTGGGGCCTCCTGCCAACACCTGCCTCCGCAGACCCCTTCTCTGCCGGCCTGGGGCCATCTGTCCCCAGCCACCTCCAGCTGCGGCGGGTGGAGCCATGGACAGAGTCATGGGGATTCAAGTACTGGCTCTTGTCATTGACTGGTTAGGAGCACACCTCTTAACCTGTGCAGCCCTCACTTTTCAAATCTGTCATAGGGGCTCAGGGgcacctccttcctcttcctttgagggagggagggaagctgtGAGCTTGAGACCAACCccaccctccttcctctccctgacAGGCCAGCCAGCCAACTGCTGACAGGTGGCTCTGGGACGCTGCAGTCACAGCAAGGCAACTCCCACGGAACTGCCTCTCTCCCATCCAGCCCCCGACCTTTCCCAGGCAGGTCCAACAGTGCAAAGGGCTCTGGGAAGGAACTTGCCCTGAAAGCTCCACCCTGCAGGACAGGGAGATGTCGCCCGTGGATGCCCCCCACCCAGCTCTGCGGTCCAACGCAGGCGTCCCAAGCTTTTCCTATTCTTCATCCCTCCAGATCCAATGACACCAGCCAAGTactttgaaaatttctttttttggggggagcaattttcctgtttttttaaacttaaataaatTGTTACAAAATAGACTTTAGAAAATAAGTTACAAATTGTAGTAAAAGGCTCCCCTTCCACAGGCAACATTTCCACCTGTGGGGGTGCTCTCTGAATCTGCCTCTCCCTGGTGTTGGAATCTGGCTGGTAAGGGTGGCCCAGCATCGTGGCCAAGCCGGGCACTGGGTTTCTTGGTGAGACTGGTCACAGGAAAGAACCTGGTGACAAAAGCTGGGGCAAAGGAGGTCCCTCAAGGACAGGACAGAAGGAACATCTCACCCCCTCCTTGGGAAAGAAGCCAGATCTGGGTCCTCTTcaaaggaggagaggagaaaagagcTGGGGACGCCCAAACTACTCCTGAGCaaaacaaggagatcaagcctTTCCCTGCAACTCACCctgacaccccaccccccaccccatattCTGATCTTTGGAGACTGGAACTTCAGAGGGAGAAGCTGAGGTCTGTAGGCCACTGGGGTGAAGGGTCCAGGAGTGGGGCcgtgggggtgggtggaggcGGCAATGACAAGTCCCCTCTGCCCGCCGCTGGTGCCTTTGAGGttcctggggagagagagaggaggtgacTGAGGGGGCAAACCCCACAGAGCATGTACCCTGCTCCCTACCCTGCAGGCCGCACCCCACAGTCCTGTATGCAAATTCCCAATTATTTTCCCAGACCTGGCTAATTAGCTCCTTGCTCATTcccttggggtcacaagaaaTCTTTTATCCTAAAAGCCACCTTATCAGCACTCTCAAGGGAATCTCACCACTGTCCCCACCTGCCCTGATGATCCCTGGTCAAGGGGATCATCTACTCTCTCAGGGACACCCACGCACTAGATGGAAGGAGTCTTGGGATAAGGGCTACCGACCCCTAGAGGAGGTGGAGAGTGAGCCTGTGACATGCAGAGAGAACCGGCCC
This genomic interval from Bos mutus isolate GX-2022 chromosome 25, NWIPB_WYAK_1.1, whole genome shotgun sequence contains the following:
- the PRSS53 gene encoding serine protease 53 isoform X2, which translates into the protein MWSQQNLGCHQPPPPGNRLAACACYPQKPDLIFLGSQRTGSRLTWGSMKQSWRLKLFILGAVVLTEGLQAAQRACGQRGPGPPEPQEGNTVPGEWPWQASVRRQGIHICSGSLVADIWVLTAAHCFEKEAMTELNSWSVVLGSLQHEAHTPLCLPRPAHRFPFGTSCWATGWYQDTNDAPRTLRNLRLRLISRPTCNCLYNRLHQRSLASPARPGMLCGGPQPGMQGPCQGDSGGPVLCREPDGHWVQAGIISFASSCAREDTPVLLTDMAAHSSWLQARAQGAAFLTQNPETPEISDEDSCVACGSLRREGPQAGAPSPWPWNARLKHQGKLACGGALVSEEVVLTAAHCFIGRQTPEEWTVGLGVGPEESGLKQVILHGAYTHPEGGYDVALLLLAQPVTLGPSLRPLCLPYSDHRLPDGERGWVLGLARQGADTGSPQTVPVTLLGPRACSRLHAALGSILPGMVCTSVVGEPPSCEGLSGAPLVHEVRGTWFLAGLHSFGDACQGPARPAVFAALPTYENWVSSLDWQVYFAEEPEPEPEPGSCAANMSQPANC
- the PRSS53 gene encoding serine protease 53 isoform X1, which translates into the protein MWSQQNLGCHQPPPPGNRLAACACYPQKPDLIFLGSQRTGSRLTWGSMKQSWRLKLFILGAVVLTEGLQAAQRACGQRGPGPPEPQEGNTVPGEWPWQASVRRQGIHICSGSLVADIWVLTAAHCFEKEAMTELNSWSVVLGSLQHEGLSPGAEEVGVTALQLPRAYNHYSQGSDLALLRLAHPIAHTPLCLPRPAHRFPFGTSCWATGWYQDTNDAPRTLRNLRLRLISRPTCNCLYNRLHQRSLASPARPGMLCGGPQPGMQGPCQGDSGGPVLCREPDGHWVQAGIISFASSCAREDTPVLLTDMAAHSSWLQARAQGAAFLTQNPETPEISDEDSCVACGSLRREGPQAGAPSPWPWNARLKHQGKLACGGALVSEEVVLTAAHCFIGRQTPEEWTVGLGVGPEESGLKQVILHGAYTHPEGGYDVALLLLAQPVTLGPSLRPLCLPYSDHRLPDGERGWVLGLARQGADTGSPQTVPVTLLGPRACSRLHAALGSILPGMVCTSVVGEPPSCEGLSGAPLVHEVRGTWFLAGLHSFGDACQGPARPAVFAALPTYENWVSSLDWQVYFAEEPEPEPEPGSCAANMSQPANC
- the PRSS53 gene encoding serine protease 53 isoform X3 produces the protein MKQSWRLKLFILGAVVLTEGLQAAQRACGQRGPGPPEPQEGNTVPGEWPWQASVRRQGIHICSGSLVADIWVLTAAHCFEKEAMTELNSWSVVLGSLQHEGLSPGAEEVGVTALQLPRAYNHYSQGSDLALLRLAHPIAHTPLCLPRPAHRFPFGTSCWATGWYQDTNDAPRTLRNLRLRLISRPTCNCLYNRLHQRSLASPARPGMLCGGPQPGMQGPCQGDSGGPVLCREPDGHWVQAGIISFASSCAREDTPVLLTDMAAHSSWLQARAQGAAFLTQNPETPEISDEDSCVACGSLRREGPQAGAPSPWPWNARLKHQGKLACGGALVSEEVVLTAAHCFIGRQTPEEWTVGLGVGPEESGLKQVILHGAYTHPEGGYDVALLLLAQPVTLGPSLRPLCLPYSDHRLPDGERGWVLGLARQGADTGSPQTVPVTLLGPRACSRLHAALGSILPGMVCTSVVGEPPSCEGLSGAPLVHEVRGTWFLAGLHSFGDACQGPARPAVFAALPTYENWVSSLDWQVYFAEEPEPEPEPGSCAANMSQPANC